A region from the Lysobacter antibioticus genome encodes:
- a CDS encoding SO2930 family diheme c-type cytochrome yields MRKTMLRCVVGVLLSMLLAGCAREAAAPAVHFFAEGQPPTLAEWNLLRVADGRLKLNAGVVPYDLNTPLFSDYAHKLRTVWMPQGQAAQYRADDAFDFPVGTVFSKTFYYPRGAAGGDAVLRSADEGPDLRGGGLELAKVRLIETRLLLRRKEGWVALPYVWNAEQTEARLMRGGALISLSLVAADGQREAAEYQVPDQNQCAGCHGIDMKSKALQPIGPKARHLNRDFAYDDGLNNQIARWTRTGYLRGAPAAAVAPRDANWRDPKANLDARARAYLDINCGHCHSPKGPGNTSGLWLDAATREPMRLGRCKLPIAAGKGTGDFRHDIVPGRPDESILLYRMRSDDPSVMMPELGRSVVHTEGVRLIRDWIAAQQGQCG; encoded by the coding sequence ATGCGCAAGACGATGCTGCGTTGCGTTGTTGGCGTACTGCTGTCGATGCTGCTGGCCGGATGCGCGCGCGAAGCCGCTGCGCCGGCCGTGCATTTCTTCGCCGAAGGCCAGCCGCCGACCCTGGCCGAATGGAACCTGCTGCGCGTCGCCGACGGCCGCCTGAAACTCAATGCCGGGGTCGTGCCCTACGACTTGAACACGCCGCTGTTTTCCGACTACGCGCACAAGCTGCGCACGGTGTGGATGCCGCAGGGCCAGGCCGCGCAGTACCGCGCCGACGACGCCTTCGATTTCCCGGTGGGCACCGTCTTCAGCAAGACCTTCTATTACCCGCGCGGCGCGGCCGGCGGCGATGCGGTGCTGCGCAGCGCCGACGAAGGTCCGGACCTGCGCGGCGGCGGCTTGGAGCTGGCCAAGGTCCGCTTGATCGAGACGCGCTTGTTGCTGCGGCGCAAGGAGGGGTGGGTCGCGCTGCCCTATGTGTGGAACGCCGAGCAGACCGAGGCGCGCCTCATGCGCGGCGGCGCCTTGATTTCGCTGAGCCTGGTCGCCGCCGACGGCCAGCGCGAAGCGGCGGAGTACCAGGTGCCGGATCAGAACCAGTGCGCCGGCTGCCACGGCATCGACATGAAGAGCAAGGCGCTGCAGCCGATCGGGCCGAAGGCGCGGCATCTCAACCGCGACTTCGCCTACGACGATGGGCTGAACAATCAGATCGCGCGCTGGACCCGGACCGGCTATCTGCGCGGCGCGCCCGCTGCGGCCGTCGCGCCGCGCGATGCGAACTGGCGCGACCCGAAGGCGAACCTGGACGCGCGAGCACGTGCTTATCTGGACATCAACTGCGGCCATTGCCACAGCCCGAAAGGGCCGGGCAATACCTCGGGTTTGTGGCTCGATGCGGCGACCCGCGAGCCGATGCGGCTGGGCCGCTGCAAGCTGCCGATCGCCGCCGGCAAGGGCACCGGCGATTTCCGTCACGACATCGTGCCGGGCAGGCCGGATGAATCGATCCTGCTCTATCGCATGCGCAGCGACGACCCTTCAGTGATGATGCCGGAACTGGGTCGCAGCGTCGTGCACACCGAAGGGGTAAGACTGATCCGCGACTGGATCGCCGCGCAACAGGGGCAGTGCGGCTGA